The following is a genomic window from Spirosoma foliorum.
CTATTTCCCGAACACCTTTCACGGCTTTTGCCTTAGTTGCATCAACGGATTTTACCGTTCCACCAAAAACGGGCGCGTGTGCCACAATGGCTGTCAATAAACCGGGGAAGTCAATATCCAGGCCATAGACTGCTTTCCCATTAATTTTCTCAGGCGTATCCAGCCGCTTTTGTGATTTCCCGATGTATTTCCAGTCTTTAGGCTCGCGAAGTTTTACCATAGGTATTAGCTGAGTGGACGCTTCGGTGGCCACTTCCCCATAACTAAGTCGTTTATCACCCGCAATGACATAGCCGTTTTCCGTTCGGCACGCTTCTGGTTTTACGTCCAGACGGCGGGCCGCAACAGCAACCAGCATTTCCCGGGCTGTGGCACCCGCTATTCGACAGCGATCAAACTCCTGCACGGTAGACTCCGATCCGCCCGTAGACCGATAAACGGGATTCTCCAGAAAATCACTGGCCTTTCCCGGTGGGCTGGCTTCTACTTTTATCTTCTTCCAATCGCAATCCAGTTCTTCGGCAATCAGCATCGGCAACGTAGTCCAGATGCCCTGCCCCATTTCCACCTTCGAGAGAATAATATGAATACTGTTGTCTTCGCCAATGCGCAGGTATGTATTCAGCGTAGCCCCTGTGTTCGGGCTGGTTGACACTAGCGCCTGTCTGGCTTCGGCAGGGGTGGCAAAAGCAATTAAAAGTCCGCCACTGGCAAGTGTGCCAATTTTCAGAAAATCCCGGCGATTTATCCTGTCTGCTTTGTTCATTTTACAGCGTCTCCTTTAGGATAATCCATCTATGGTGTTGCTCCCATTAGTGAATAATAGGCTACAAGAAACAATCACGCCAAACAGCTAAAAAATAGGATTGATAACCGGGGTGATCTAATTGACCAACGACGTAGAATCAGACAGAAGTTGATAGAAGTAGGTAGGCTTCGCCCGTTGTACAGGCAAAAATGTATTTCATCAATTGAGCGATGTCGTTTGTCGATCAACGATGAGAACCCGGTTGTATTTTTGTACTTTCGAGCAAACAACTGCCTTTTGTTCAGCGTGTTTAGAAAAACTAGCGAGCACCTCACGAAATGAACGTTCTGCCAACTCTTCCGTCAAACCAGAACTGGTTCTTCAAATACAAAATCTATCACCTGCCCTTCTGGTTCGTGTATCATTACCTTTGGTGGGTTGTCACACTAGGCAATCCCATCAAAGTTTTCCAGTCGTTAGTCGTTCTGCCTTATGCGCTTAAGTACAGTTTTTACGTCATTTTTCAGGCGCTGGCGGTTTATTTCAATCTCTATTTTCTCATTCCGAAGTATCTGGAGAAAAGTAAGTTTGCCCCTTACATTGCCTATTTATTGCTGACAATCGTATGCGCAACCTTATGTATTGTAGGCGGATATTACTTTAGCGCTTATGTCAGTGGCAGAACCACCGCCGACCTGTATGGCGAATCGTCCTGTTTCAATACGTTTCTGAGCAATGCCTTGCCATCAACCGTTGCCAGTATGACTCTGGCCATGAGCATTAAACTGACCAAAAACTGGATTCAGACCCGGCAACGTCAGCAATTACTAGAAAAAGAAAAACTGGAAACCGAACTGAAATTCCTCAAAAATCAGTTTAACCCGCATTTCCTGTTTAATACTATCAATTCCATCTTTTTCCTGATTCATAAAAACCCCAATATGGCCTCCGACTCGCTGGCTAAATTCTCCGAATTGTTGCGGTATCAACTCTACGATTGCAATGACCAGCAGATTCCGCTGGGGAAAGAAATTACGTATCTGGAAAACTTCATTGGCCTGGAAAAGCTCCGCCAAAACAGCAACATAAACGTCACCTTTGATCGTAAGCCACTATTTGCAGCGCATCTGGAAATTGCTCCGTTTATTTTAATGACGTTCGTGGAAAATGCATTCAAGCACGTTTCCCGGCATAGCGGCCAGTCAAACTGGATTACGATCCGGCTAGACCTGTACGAACACCAGTTGGATTTCTTTGTGGCCAATAGCACCTCACCCAATGCCGCCGGAGAGGCCATTAAGTCGGGGGGTATTGGCTTACAAAACGTACAACGACGGCTTGACTTATTGTATCCGGGGCAACATAATCTGGCGATACAACATGACTCAAATCAGTTTGAGGTAAAGCTGCGGCTAATGCTGACAGAATCGGTGGTTTCAACCTCGTTACAACTAGCCTGACACAACGATGAGCCTCACCTGTGTAATCATTGATGATGAACCGTTAGCCAGAGAAGGGCTAGCTGACTACGTACACGAAGTTGATTTTCTGCACCTAACCGGAACGTGTGAGAATCCGCTTGAACTCATGAGCTTGCTGGATAAACAACCCGTCGATCTGATCTTTCTGGATATTCAGATGCCCAAAATGAATGGCATTGATTTCCTGAAGATTGTACAAAATCCACCAATGGTGATTATCACGACGGCCTATTCCAATTTCGCGCTCGAAGGCTTTCAGTTGAACGTACTGGATTATTTGCTCAAGCCCATCACCTTTGATCGTTTTGTTAAATCGGCCAACAAGGCCAGAGATTACCATAGGCTCCTGACGAATGTAATGCCCGCAAGCCCGCAAAACGTAGAAACCGAACAGGATTATATCTTCATCAAATGCGGCAACAAGTATGAAAAACTTTATTTCGACGATATTCTGTTCATCGAGGGCATGCAGAATTACGTGACCATTTTCACCACTAAAGGCAAATACATAACCCTCCTGAACCTGAAAACCTTAGAGCAAAACTTAGCGAATCAGGCATTTATTCGGGTGCATAAATCCTATCTGGTATCGATCAATAAAATCAATAGTATTGAAGGTAACGAGATTTTCATTCAGGCTCACCGAATCCCGATCAGTCGAAATTATCGTGAACAAGTCATTGATCAGGTAGTCAACTCGAAGCTCTGGATAAAGTGAAGCGGTTTCTTCTACTAAGCGTTTTTTGTATATTCAGGGCAAAAACAGCAACTAATGGAACCTAAAGAAAACACAAAGCGAGGCCTTGATTTAGTCCGTAGGCTGGTGGAAGTGAAAGAACAGGAGCAAAAATCTTTTCAGAAAGCCTACCAGTCCGACCCAACCATTCAGGCAATTTTTGACGAGTTAAAAAAGCGAAATGCCCAACGACGAATTACAACCTAATTACGAGTTCATATACGCAGGTGGAGAGCAGAATGCTTATTTCTTTTCAACGGATAACGATATAGCGTATCAGGTTAAATTTGTCCCATCCAATTACCTTTTCGCTGCCCGTGCTGAACTTCAGATTCAGGCATTTGAAATGAGTATTTCGGTCGCCCAACATAATACGGGTGGTAGATTACCCGCTGATCAACTCATTTCCCCAACTATCGCAGCCATCTTCTTTGATTTTTTCAGGACACGCGATCAAGTTGTTGTCTATGTCTGCGATACCTCTGATAAAAGGCAATCGGCTCGTGCCCGCAAATTCGATGCGTGGTTTTATTCGTACGGCCACTCTCATCTGGCTAAGTTGAATAAAATTATTCCCGATAGAGATCGCTTTACCTTTATTTCTATGATCCTTCACGACCAACACCCCTACCGTAGTCAGGTTGCAGAAGCTTTCTTTGAACTTGGTGAGGAGTATAAATGAGTTTATCAGACAGGGGTTTAGTCGAAAATCCGACTAGGATTGATATAGGCCGATTCGGTTAACATTTCTCTACTTTTATACGAACGTCTAACCGAAGGAAGCAACGCACAGAAGATAAGGACAACGGCCAAAACAGGTAAAAACTGTGCAGCCTGATTAAAAACAGGCTACGTGTTGATTTCGGGTAAATCTGCCAGCCAGTTTCTTTATAGGCTGTCAACCCATTAGATCAAAATCCCCGAAGCCATTCTTACCCCTATGAAGCGGATCCATGTTGGTTATTATTTCTGTCTGTTTTACCTGCTTTCGTCTGCCCTATTCGGTCAGGTATTGGATAAGGGCGATCGGATTACAGGGCCAAATTTTGCGACCCGCAGTCCGATTCTGGCAAAACACGGCATGGTGGCCACTAGTCATCCCCTGGCGACACAAATTGGACTGGATATCCTGAAACAAGGTGGCACTGCTGTCGATGCGGCTATTGCTGCCAATGCCGCTCTCGGTGTTATTGAACCGAATAACGGTGGCATTGGTGGCGATCTATTTGCCATTGTCTGGTCGGCGAAAGACCGCAAATTGTATGGCCTGAACGCCAGCGGCCGCTCACCCAAAGGATTAACGTATGACGCGCTGAAGACGGCTCTGGGTCAACAGAAGCAGATTCCGCTTTACGGTCCCTTGTCGGTTTCGGTGCCGGGTGCCGTAGATGGCTGGTTTCAGTTGCATAAGCGCTTTGGCAAAATGCCTATGCGTAGTCTGTTGTTACCGAGCATACGATATGCCCGCGAAGGCGTTCCGGTTCCACAGGTTATTGCGTATTCCTGGCAGGTAGCCGCAAATCGGCTGACAGCAAACGAGTCTATTATTCACGAGTTCAACAATTTCCGAAAAACCTTTCTGATCAACGGTAAAGCGCCTGTTCAGGGGCAGGTATTTCAAAATTCAGATTTGGCAACTACCTATGAGAAAATCGCCACAGGCGGACGGGATGCTTTTTACAAAGGTGCTATAGCCGATGCCATTGATCGTTACGCTCGTAGAGCGGGTTTGTATTTGCGCAAAGCAGACCTGGCAGCCCATCAGAGCACATGGGTAGAGCCAGTATCGGTCAACTATCGAGGGTACGATGTGTATGAATTACCCCCGAACGGTCAGGGTATTTCAGTACTCCAGATGCTAAATATTGTCGAAGGATTCGATCTGAAAAGTATGGGCCACAATAGCGCCGATTACTTGCACATACTAGTCGAAGCTAAGAAATTAGCCTTCGAAGATCGTGCCCGGTACTATGCCGATCCCGATTTTGCCAAAGCATCGCTCAACTGGCTCCTTACAAAACAATACGCGGCTACACGTCGCAAGTTAATCGATCCCAAAAGAGCATCTGATCACCTTGACGCCGGTGATCCAGCGCTCCAGTCGGGCGATACGGTTTACCTGACCGTAGCGGACGATCAGGGGAATATGGTGTCGCTTATTCAAAGTAATATGCTGGAATTTGGCAGTGGTATGGTTCCTGATGGACTCGGGTTTGTTTTTCACAACCGGGGCACTAGTTTCAACATGCAGCCCGATCACGCCAATGTATATGCGCCGGGCAAACGGTCATTTAACACGATCATCCCCGGTTTCGTCACCAAAAATGGAGAGCCGTTTTTGAGTTTTGGTGTCATGGGAGGAGCCATGCAGCCCCAGGGCCATTTGCAGGTGTTGTGCAACATGATCGATTTCGGCATGAATGTGCAGGAAGCAGGCGATGCGGCTCGGTTTAGCCATTCAGGAAGTAGTGAACCTATCGGTACAACCATGACCGACGGTGGTCGATTAGCCCTCGAAAGCGGTATTTCACCTGAGGTTCGGGCTGCTCTGGAAGCTCGTGGGCATCACCTGTCTCCAATTGACTTTTTTGGTGGCTATCAGGCCATTCAATGGGATGCTATCAATAAGATTTACTGGGGTGCTACCGAGATGCGTAAAGATGGGCAAGCTGCGGGTTATTAAGCCACCAATTAGGCAGCCCGAATTTGCAACACTCCTGCGCTAAAACGCGTTAAAGAGAGTATACTCTACAAAACTTGTGGAGAGGTGTAACCATACTATCGTTTCTAAATCCATAATATACTCGTAGTCAGCATTTGGCACAGATTTGGCAACCTGTATTAGGTGTATTAGACATGAATAGTTTATTTAAATACTCAACATATCATGGCAGCTTTGGCAGATCGAATTGCAAGTTTTTTTAGTGGCAATGATTCCACAACCGACGAAGGGTTAAGAGACCTGTTTATCAGCGAATTAAAAAGTGTGTATTATACGGAGCATCAGGCTGTCGATGCACTAGGTAAACAGGCCAAAGCCAGCACAACCGACGAAGTACGAAATGCCTTTCTGCAGCATCAGGAGGAGAGTCGTACACATGTAGAACGGCTGGAAGAAATATTTAAAATTATTGGCGTACGAACCGAAGAACGAGTTTCGGAAAGCATTAATGGACTTATTAATGACGTAGAGCGGATTATTGCATCGACCGAATCAGGTTCATTAACGCGCGATGCCGGGTTGATTATCGGTGCTCAGGCAATTGAACATTACGAAATTGCCATTTATGGGTCGCTGCTAACGTTAGCTCATGTGCTGGACTTTACCCAGTCAGCAGAATTATTAGAAGAAACGCTGGCCGAAGAAAAGACGACAGATCATACACTGGCTGCCCTGGCCGAATCATTTGTGAATAAACGGTCAAAAGAGGAAGAAGATCATCATCCCGGTAGCCACCACGCGAGTCGTCATCCGATCGTTAATCAGGACGTTACGGCAGGTGGTCCTTTAGGAATCTGATCTGAAGACTGGTAGTGCCTTCTAAAGTGTTGATTAGTATGTAAAACGGACGGGGCCGCCCGTTTTACATACTAATCAACACCTACTATATCATTACTGGTAGGCTTCTTAATAAAATCGACTGATACGTCTGTGAAAGAACCGTGTCAGTCGATTTTTCATTTTAAGGCATACTGTTTCAGACAACTCTTACACGACCAAACAGGAAGGATGTATTTCTCCATTTCACCAAATAAATGATAACTTTACTCGCTATTCAGTGCTTTTTCGTAACACAAACAGGCTCAACACTGAATAATCTAATTTGATATTTTTTTCAGCACGTTTTCTGGCTTCATCATCTTCCATGCGTCAAATTTCTTTGCTAACTGCGGCAGTATTTGTAACTAGTTTAGGCACAGCCCATCATCTCCAGGCTCAGCAAATCACACCAGATAAACAGTATGTGGATCAAGTGAAAACACTGGCCGACCAGCCTGCTGTAAAAAAAGCATTTCAGATCTTTATCGACCTGGAGCCTCAAACGAAACAGGATCACCTTACGCTGACCGAGATTCCATCACCACCGTTCAAGGAAAGCGTCCGGGCAAAAAAATATGCAGCTATGTTGAAAGAAGCCGGTGCCGACTCGGTCTGGATCGACGAGGTGAGCAACGTAATTGCTAAGCGGAAAGGTCGTTCGGGCAAGAAGACGGTGGTGGTTGAGTCGCACCTGGATACCGTTTTCCCGGAAGGAACAGATGTCAAGGTCAAACCACACGGCGATACCCTTTACGCACCTGGCATTGGCGATGATACGCGCGGCCTCACAGCGATTCTTGCCGTTCTGAAAGGCATGGAAAAAGCCTCTATTGAAACAGATGCGGATGTACTGTTTGTAGGGGCAGTGGGTGAAGAAGGGCTGGGCGACCTCCGTGGCGTGAAGCACTTACTTCGACCAGGCAGCCCCAAAGTTGATTCATACATTGCCGTTGATGGCGATGGAATTAGCAGCATCGTGCACCGGGGCCTGGGTTCGCATCGCTACCGGGTTACGTTCAAAGGGCCGGGCGGCCACTCCTACGGTTCGTTTGGGATTGTCAACCCACACAGTGCCGCCGGGAAAGCGATTTATTACTTCACAACAGCAGCCGATAAAGCCACCCGACAAGGCGTTAAAACGACCTATAGCGTGAGTGTTATGGGCGGAGGCACATCGGTGAATGCCATTCCTTACGAGTCGTGGATGGAAATTGATATGCGCTCCGAAAGTCCCGAGAAACTCAACGAAGTCGATCAATTGCTTCAGACGGCCATTCAACGGGCGCTGAAAGAAGAAAACACCATCAAACGCCAGGGGCCCGATTTGACCGTAGACGTCAAAAAGATTGGTGATCGCCCGTCGGGTAAAACAGAGGCCACTGCGCCAATCGTGCAGCGGGCAGTAGCCATAACAAAATACTTTAACGCCGAACCTCAGTTAGACGTAGCCTCCACAAACGCCAACACACCCATTGCCTTAGGTATTCCGGCCATCACGATTGGCAGTGGTGGTATTGGCGGGGGCGAGCATGCTCTGAACGAGTGGTGGCTAAACGATAAAGGCTACCTGGGTATGCAACGGATTTTGCTTGTTTTATTGGCAGAAGCAGGCTTGAATAAAGGTGGGAAGAAATAAGTTTAACTTCAGTTACAGGCTAACCAGCCCTGTAAGGGCGTCCTGTCAATAGGTATTGTCGTTTAGTAAAGAGCCTGAAGCGCCGTAGGTGCGACCTAATTATTGATATATAGGTCGCACCTACGGCGCTTGGGTTATATCCAATCCTCTGTTTTCTATTAACAGGCCACTCCTAAAGGAGTTTTCCTCACTGTGTCGGGTTTTGAACCCGACACCACGGTAACTGGTATCACTGGACTACTTGCCATTCCTCCCAATCAAGACACTGACTTATGGCTTTTTTAGTAGCTTGCGACGACTCAACTAATTATCTTTTAGTCGACAAACACTCCATCTATCATGAGATTACTTGTTTTAGTTTGCCTACTCGCCTTCGGGACCGCTCAGGCTCAGAACTTATACATGCCCCGTAATGTAAAAAAAGCCTATCAGAAAGGAACGCGTTCAATGGATGGGAAGCCGGGGGCAAAGTATTGGCAGAATTTTGCTCGTTATAACATCACGGTTAACGCCACGCCCCCTAATCGTACCATTCGGGGTACTGAAGAGATTACCTATATCAACAACAGCCCGGATACGCTGACGACCCTCATTTATAAACTAATACTCAATAGCCACAAAGCAGGCGCTATTCGACAGGCACCGGCCTCAGAAGAATACCTGACCTCGGGGATTCACATCGACAAATACAGTGAGAATGGCACCCCGAAACCCTGGCGCGATGCTGGTGTTGCCACCTCAAAACAGGTTTTGTTGAACAAGCCCCTGATGCCTAAAGATTCAGTCAAACTTGCGTTCGATTGGCATTACGATGTTTCGATCGAGAGCGGGCGAGAAGGGTCGCTTGATTCTACTACGTTCTTCCTGGCCTATTTTTACCCACGTGTAGCTGTTTATGACGACTATTACGGTTGGGACCGAACCACGTTTACCGAGGCCCAGGAGTTTTATAACGACTTCAACGACTACACGCTCACGGTAAATGTCCCCAAAGATTATGTAGTCTGGGCAACTGGCGATTTACAGAATGCCAACGACGTGCTGCAACCAACCTATGCCAAACGGCTGAGCGAATCCTTAAAAACCGATGAGCTAATTCACGTAGCTACCCTCGCCGAGTTGACCGCCAAACAGGTGACAGCCCAACAACCCGTCAACTCCTGGAAATGGAAGGCGACTAATGTTTCTGACATGGCGTTGTGTATCAGCAATCACTACGTCTGGGATGCGTCGAGTGTGGTAGTAGATAAGAAAACGAACCGCCGGGCCAGTGTTCAGGCTGCTTTTCTAGACAATGCTGCAGACTTCCATCAGATGGTTAGCTTCGGGCGACATTCACTGGATTGGTTTTCGAATAACTTACCCGGCATTCCGTACCCCTATTCCAAAACGACTATTGTTCAGGGCTTTGCCGATATGGAATACCCAATGATGGTGAATGATGGCACAACGACAGATCTGAATTTTTCACGCTTTGTGGCCGAGCATGAAATTGCGCATACGTGGTTCCCATTTTACATGGGCATCAACGAAACCCGCTATGGCTTTATGGACGAAGGCTGGACAACGGCCTTTGAGTACCTGATTAGTCAGGCC
Proteins encoded in this region:
- a CDS encoding M1 family metallopeptidase, giving the protein MRLLVLVCLLAFGTAQAQNLYMPRNVKKAYQKGTRSMDGKPGAKYWQNFARYNITVNATPPNRTIRGTEEITYINNSPDTLTTLIYKLILNSHKAGAIRQAPASEEYLTSGIHIDKYSENGTPKPWRDAGVATSKQVLLNKPLMPKDSVKLAFDWHYDVSIESGREGSLDSTTFFLAYFYPRVAVYDDYYGWDRTTFTEAQEFYNDFNDYTLTVNVPKDYVVWATGDLQNANDVLQPTYAKRLSESLKTDELIHVATLAELTAKQVTAQQPVNSWKWKATNVSDMALCISNHYVWDASSVVVDKKTNRRASVQAAFLDNAADFHQMVSFGRHSLDWFSNNLPGIPYPYSKTTIVQGFADMEYPMMVNDGTTTDLNFSRFVAEHEIAHTWFPFYMGINETRYGFMDEGWTTAFEYLISQADLGNEKATKNFQQFRVTGWSKDPSAEQDLPIITPANVLSGAAMGNNEYGKAAIGYLALKELLGETEFKKCLHEFINRWHGKHPNPWDMFYSFNSASGKDLNWFWNNWFFSNNYIDFAIQKVEPSPTQCAITIQNIGGYVAPMDIVVKLADGTTETFHQTPAIWQANQKQALVKLPVKKKIQSIMLEGGIFMDADESNNSWKVK
- a CDS encoding LytR/AlgR family response regulator transcription factor translates to MSLTCVIIDDEPLAREGLADYVHEVDFLHLTGTCENPLELMSLLDKQPVDLIFLDIQMPKMNGIDFLKIVQNPPMVIITTAYSNFALEGFQLNVLDYLLKPITFDRFVKSANKARDYHRLLTNVMPASPQNVETEQDYIFIKCGNKYEKLYFDDILFIEGMQNYVTIFTTKGKYITLLNLKTLEQNLANQAFIRVHKSYLVSINKINSIEGNEIFIQAHRIPISRNYREQVIDQVVNSKLWIK
- a CDS encoding sensor histidine kinase; the encoded protein is MNVLPTLPSNQNWFFKYKIYHLPFWFVYHYLWWVVTLGNPIKVFQSLVVLPYALKYSFYVIFQALAVYFNLYFLIPKYLEKSKFAPYIAYLLLTIVCATLCIVGGYYFSAYVSGRTTADLYGESSCFNTFLSNALPSTVASMTLAMSIKLTKNWIQTRQRQQLLEKEKLETELKFLKNQFNPHFLFNTINSIFFLIHKNPNMASDSLAKFSELLRYQLYDCNDQQIPLGKEITYLENFIGLEKLRQNSNINVTFDRKPLFAAHLEIAPFILMTFVENAFKHVSRHSGQSNWITIRLDLYEHQLDFFVANSTSPNAAGEAIKSGGIGLQNVQRRLDLLYPGQHNLAIQHDSNQFEVKLRLMLTESVVSTSLQLA
- a CDS encoding M20/M25/M40 family metallo-hydrolase; translation: MFFSARFLASSSSMRQISLLTAAVFVTSLGTAHHLQAQQITPDKQYVDQVKTLADQPAVKKAFQIFIDLEPQTKQDHLTLTEIPSPPFKESVRAKKYAAMLKEAGADSVWIDEVSNVIAKRKGRSGKKTVVVESHLDTVFPEGTDVKVKPHGDTLYAPGIGDDTRGLTAILAVLKGMEKASIETDADVLFVGAVGEEGLGDLRGVKHLLRPGSPKVDSYIAVDGDGISSIVHRGLGSHRYRVTFKGPGGHSYGSFGIVNPHSAAGKAIYYFTTAADKATRQGVKTTYSVSVMGGGTSVNAIPYESWMEIDMRSESPEKLNEVDQLLQTAIQRALKEENTIKRQGPDLTVDVKKIGDRPSGKTEATAPIVQRAVAITKYFNAEPQLDVASTNANTPIALGIPAITIGSGGIGGGEHALNEWWLNDKGYLGMQRILLVLLAEAGLNKGGKK
- the ggt gene encoding gamma-glutamyltransferase, yielding MKRIHVGYYFCLFYLLSSALFGQVLDKGDRITGPNFATRSPILAKHGMVATSHPLATQIGLDILKQGGTAVDAAIAANAALGVIEPNNGGIGGDLFAIVWSAKDRKLYGLNASGRSPKGLTYDALKTALGQQKQIPLYGPLSVSVPGAVDGWFQLHKRFGKMPMRSLLLPSIRYAREGVPVPQVIAYSWQVAANRLTANESIIHEFNNFRKTFLINGKAPVQGQVFQNSDLATTYEKIATGGRDAFYKGAIADAIDRYARRAGLYLRKADLAAHQSTWVEPVSVNYRGYDVYELPPNGQGISVLQMLNIVEGFDLKSMGHNSADYLHILVEAKKLAFEDRARYYADPDFAKASLNWLLTKQYAATRRKLIDPKRASDHLDAGDPALQSGDTVYLTVADDQGNMVSLIQSNMLEFGSGMVPDGLGFVFHNRGTSFNMQPDHANVYAPGKRSFNTIIPGFVTKNGEPFLSFGVMGGAMQPQGHLQVLCNMIDFGMNVQEAGDAARFSHSGSSEPIGTTMTDGGRLALESGISPEVRAALEARGHHLSPIDFFGGYQAIQWDAINKIYWGATEMRKDGQAAGY
- a CDS encoding YciE/YciF ferroxidase family protein, which produces MAALADRIASFFSGNDSTTDEGLRDLFISELKSVYYTEHQAVDALGKQAKASTTDEVRNAFLQHQEESRTHVERLEEIFKIIGVRTEERVSESINGLINDVERIIASTESGSLTRDAGLIIGAQAIEHYEIAIYGSLLTLAHVLDFTQSAELLEETLAEEKTTDHTLAALAESFVNKRSKEEEDHHPGSHHASRHPIVNQDVTAGGPLGI
- a CDS encoding DUF6169 family protein, translating into MPNDELQPNYEFIYAGGEQNAYFFSTDNDIAYQVKFVPSNYLFAARAELQIQAFEMSISVAQHNTGGRLPADQLISPTIAAIFFDFFRTRDQVVVYVCDTSDKRQSARARKFDAWFYSYGHSHLAKLNKIIPDRDRFTFISMILHDQHPYRSQVAEAFFELGEEYK